In Mauremys reevesii isolate NIE-2019 linkage group 20, ASM1616193v1, whole genome shotgun sequence, the following are encoded in one genomic region:
- the GUSB gene encoding beta-glucuronidase: MSVCCALCLLLLCCQALALGRGMLYPRESASRELKELNGIWSFRADFSPQRDKGFVQQWYRKPLRQSGPVIDMPVPASFNELTQDPSLRRFTGWVWYEKEVLLPRSWLLNALNTRVVLRVGSAHYYSIVWVNGVNVTEHEGGHLPFEADISRIVQGSPGALCRITIALNNTLTPQTLPPGSIQFMRDESKYPRGYFVQNTRFDFFNYAGIHRPVVLYTTPSVYIDDITVTTAWAGNIGVVRYEVLGMGNTRYSLSLNLREKEGKVVATGEGPIGELKVVEPKLWWPYLMHENPGYLYYLEVKLSAQVGGERSEDVYTLPVGIRTVHVTSRQFLINGEPFYFHGVNKHEDADIRGKGLDWALIVKDFNLLQWLGANSFRTSHYPYAEEIMDLCDAYGIVVIDECPGVGMRDPENFGNKSLAHHLVVMEELIRRDKNRPSVVMWSVANEPASELLPAAYYFKTVIAHTKAIDPTRPVTFVSNANYAHDHGAPYVDVICVNSYFSWYHDAGHLEVIQLQLNTQFENWYGAYQKPIIQSEYGADTIAGLHNDPPLMFSEEYQKAVLKEYHSVFDKKRKEYVIGELIWNFADFMTDQATSRVLGNKKGIFTRQRQPKAAAFVLRDRYWKLANESSCLRPTLTYYNL; this comes from the exons ATGTCTGTGTGCTGTGCTCTGTGCCTACTGCTGCTGTGCTGCCAGGCTCTGGCCCTGGGCAGAGGGATGCTCTACCCCAGGGAGTCTGCCTCCAGGGAGCTGAAGGAGCTGAATGGCATCTGGAGCTTCAGGGCTGACTTCTCCCCTCAGCGGGACAAGGGGTTTGTGCAGCAGTGGTACCGGAAGCCCCTGAGACAG AGTGGGCCTGTGATTGACATGCCGGTCCCCGCCAGCTTCAACGAGCTCACTCAGGATCCCAGCCTGCGGCGGTTCACCGGCTGGGTTTGGTATGAGAAAGaggtgctgcttcccaggagctggcTTCTGAACGCCCTCAACACCCGCGTGGTGCTTCGGGTTGGCAGTGCCCATTACTACTCCATAGTT TGGGTCAATGGAGTGAACGTTACTGAGCATGAAGGGGGCCACCTCCCCTTTGAAGCAGACATAAGCAGGATTGTTCAGGGCAGCCCCGGAGCTCTGTGTCGCATCACCATTGCGCTCAACAATACGCTGACACCTCAGACCCTGCCTCCCGGCTCCATTCAGTTCATGAGAGATGAGTCTAA GTACCCTAGGGGTTATTTTGTTCAGAACACAAGGTTTGATTTCTTTAACTACGCTGGAATTCACCGGCCGGTCGTGTTGTATACAACCCCTTCTGTCTACATAGATGACATCACTGTGACTACAGCCTGGGCAGGGAATATTG GTGTGGTGCGATACGAGGTTTTGGGGATGGGCAACACCCGCTACTCCTTGTCGCTGAATTTACGTGAAAAAGAGGGGAAAGTGGTGGCTACGGGAGAAGGACCGATCGGGGAGTTGAAAGTAGTGGAGCCAAAGCTGTGGTGGCCTTATCTGATGCACGAAAACCCCGGATACCTTTATTACTTAGAG GTGAAGCTGTCGGCGCAGGTGGGCGGTGAGCGGTCGGAAGACGTGTACACGCTCCCCGTCGGGATCCGCACCGTGCATGTCACCAGCCGGCAGTTCCTCATCAACGGAGAGCCCTTCTACTTCCATGGAGTCAACAAACACGAAGATGCCGAT ATCCGTGGCAAAGGACTGGACTGGGCCCTGATCGTGAAGGACTTCAACTTGCTGCAGTGGCTCGGGGCCAATTCCTTCCGCACTAGCCACTACCCCTACGCAGAGGAGATCATGGACCTGTGCGACGCGTATGGCATCGTGGTTATTGACGAGTGTCCGGGCGTGGGGATGAGAGATCC GGAGAACTTTGGGAACAAGTCACTGGCCCACCATCTCGTGGTGATGGAAGAGCTGATCCGCAGGGATAAGAACCGGCCATCGGTTGTGATGTGGTCTGTAGCCAACGAGCCAGCCTCGGAGCTATTGCCGGCAGCTTACTACTTTAA GACAGTGATAGCTCACACTAAAGCCATTGATCCTACCCGGCCCGTAACCTTTGTGTCAAATGCTAATTACGCTCATGATCATGGT GCTCCATACGTGGACGTAATTTGCGTAAATAGCTACTTCTCCTGGTACCATGACGCCGGCCATCTGGAGGTTATTCAGCTGCAACTTAatacacagtttgagaactggtATGGAGCCTACCAAAAGCCAATTATCCAGAGCGAATATGGAGCAGATACTATTGCTGGGCTTCACAAT GACCCACCTCTTATGTTCAGCGAGGAATACCAAAAGGCTGTGCTAAAGGAATACCATTCAGTATTTGACAAAAAGAGAAAGGAGTATGTCATTGGGGAGCTCATCTGGAACTTTGCTGATTTTATGACAGATCAAG CAACCAGTCGTGTTTTAGGGAACAAGAAGGGGATTTTTACCCGTCAACGACAACCAAAGGCAGCTGCATTTGTTCTAAGAGACAGATACTGGAAGCTTGCAAATGAATCAAGTTGTCTCCGTCCAACACTCACATATTACAATTTATGA